ACTAATACCATCATTTGACAATTTTAGATGCTATATCGTAGTTACCATCAATGTTTTTAACATCAATCAATCCAAGTGCTCGGCTTAAAATAGGAAGCACATGGATATTTTCGAATGGCTCAATTTTTTTATTTTTTGAAAATGCAGGACCCGTTGCAATAAAAATGGCGTCGAGATCACGATACATTTTAGCGTCATAACCATGAGTTTCAGCTTTAACACGTAAATCTTCTTTATTAAAAATATACGAAGGTGAAGCTTCTATAATTGCATTAGGTACAGAGTCTGTTTCTCGGTTTAATTGCCAATGCGTTGGAAAATTTGGATATTGATATACTCGATATTGAGTTTGTTCGGTATCTGTATGATTGCTTTTAAATAAGTTAATACTGCGCTGTAATTGGTCATCATTATCACTATATAAATATAGCTGCGTTGAACCATTTATGGCTTTAACACCGTCAACGATATTATGTTGCCAATCTATAATATGCTGCTTATCTATTTTAGTCATTCCATGATCTGAGACTATAACTAAGTTAACTTGACCATTAAATTCTTGCTCAATTTGTTTAACAAAACTTGACAGCAAATGGTCAAGTTCATCAATTGCGTTGATTAACTGTGGTGAGTTTTCACCAAATTCATGACCCGCATCATCCACACTGGCGAAATATCCGGTAATAAAATTCGGGCGTTCTGACTCGGGTAAACGTAACCAGTTAAGTATTTGGTCAAGGCGTTGCTCATTAGGGGTAAAATGTTTATAGGGATAATAATAGCTGGCAGTTTTATTATTTATGGGTGTTTCTGACTCAGGCCAAAAATAAACCGCTGATTTATTGCCCTGCATTTCATTAATATGCCATAGCGGATCAGCACTTAACCAACGGGTATCGTTTTTACCATCACCCAAGTTGTAAACTTTATCAATTTTTCGATGATAAAAATTGTTATGAACAATGCCATGATTAATCGGATAACGTCCGGTTATAATACTTAAATGGTTAGGAAAGGTTTTACTTGGATAAACGGGTAAAAGCGCTTTTGCACTGGTTCCCTGCTCAATGAGTTTTATTAATGTTTGTGGTTGATATTGCGATATATAACGTTGAGCAAATCCGTCAATTGATAATAGTACTAAAGGCGTTTTAGCAAAACTAACTGATGATGTTAAACAACAAACTAATAAACTAATTTTTAAATACACTAGTAAAACCTAAATTAAATTAACCTTATAAAATATAACTTAATTTATTCATTACTTTTTTACAAGTGAGCAATATTGAAGTGTTAAAATAAACGAGGAAAATAACTAATATAAGAGTGCTCTTACATTAGTTATTGCAGTTGTCTTGTTTTATTTCTCTACAAATAAATCTAATATATTGACTAAATCTTTTTTACCGTTTGTAATTTCGTCAGGTGTTAAACCAGATAACTCATGTGGGAATACCAACCAGTCCTTTGATTCGTGCACATAATAATCCGGTACTAAGTCTACTTTAGAATTTGTTGGTTTATACCAAGGACAAGCAATTCTGACATCTTTTGGCATGTTATTACGCGTTAGCTTTTTCATTTGTGTTATTAACGCTTCAATACTGCGACCAGAGTCAAAAACATCATCAACAATTAACAACCCGTCATCAGCATTCGCATTTTCAATAATATAATGTAAACCGTGAACTTTGATCTCTTTGCTTTGCTGATTAATGCCATAATATGAAGACGTTCGCACTGCTATGTGATCAGTTTCAACTTTTTTAAAGTCAAAATACTCTTGAACTGCGATACCAATTGGTGCACCGCCACGCCAAATACCTACAATAAACTGTGGTCTAAAACCGTCTTCGAAAACTTTCGCTGCAACACGAAACGAATCTTCAAGTAACTCTTGCGCCGTTATAAATCGCTTTTCCATTGATGAGTTAGCCTCTTTTAATTAATGTTAACGATGAACATTATAACGCTTTTTTTTATCCTGAGTAGCCCTGTTAAATATTTTATATTTAACAGCTCATTTAACAATCACAAAGCCCATAAATTTTAAGCACTATTAATTCGAACTTATCCAACATTAATATGCTTGTTTTAATATATTAAGTTTTACGAGGTATTGTTTATCAAGTTGTGGCACTTTATTTTTAGCAATCGCCTTTTTGATATACATTTGAGCTTTTACCTTATCATCAAGCATATAATGTACTTTAGCTAAGCCGAAATAGAACTCGTGGATTGTACTATTAAGCCTTATCGCTTTTTTATAGTGATTTATTGCCTGTTGGTAATAACCTTTATGAAACTTTTCATCTCCAAGTAATGCATAGTAGTAGGGATTGACAGCTCGTTTACGCATGATATGAATGTCGATTAACTTAGCTTCTTCATATGCACCATTATTGTGTAAAAGTTTACTTAAATTCTCCATTGCCGTTAAATTATTAGAATTTAAATAAATGGCATGTCGGTAGGTTGCCATTGCACTTTCTTCTAAGCCGTTTAATCGGTAAAGAATACCTAAGTTACCCCAAGCAGAGGAAAACTTAGGATCAATTGTAATTGCTTGTTTTAGATAAGCATAAGCTAATAAGTAATGACCGTTTATGAGTGCTGTTGCACCTTTATTATTGTAAAACATGGAAACAACAGTGTTTTTATTAATTTGGTGTTTAGGGAATACCTTTTTCTTAACATAAGGGTCAAAGTCAATTTCAATATTTTTTCTGTCAAAATACAATAAGGTATTAGGTGACTTTGGTTGTAATACCGATAAGTTTATATGCCCTGTTAGCATGCTCGCCTCACCATTGCGTACCCAATATTCAGGCACATCAATACTTTGAAATGCAACGTTTAACTTTGCTTCTTTGGCGATAGCATAGGCCATTATGGTTAAAGATAAGCAATTAGCTTCTTTATTTCTAAATGCCTGGGCAGCGATTACATTAGCACCTGACTTATAAGCTAAATTGATATTTTCAGGACTAAAAAATTGTTTGATCAACTGAGTGGCTTTTGTGTGTGGATCACGCAGTAAGCTAATATTTTTTGCCATGAGTTTCATCTCTTCACTTAAGGCAAAAATATCATTTTCAGTTTCAATAGGAATCAATTTAAAACCTTTAAATTGATTGTCTTCATTAACTTGCATGCGCAGGTTTTCAGCGGAATTACTTTGATATAATTGGGTGGACTGGCAAGCAGATAAACACAAAACAATTATAACTATAATCGAGTATTTAAGTGATATTTTCATATGTGCCCCAAATAAATCTATAACTTATCCTTTTATAAGCATATACAATATCGGCTAAAATAGCTCATTTAATAGCCACCACTGAGTATGAAACACACTCTACAATCAACTCTATAGCTGAGTATCATTGCTAGCTAAATTATTTATTTACAAAATCAAACAGTAATTTTTTCAGTTCCCTGTTATGCTTCGCGCAAATTAAATCGTTAAATTTTATGGCTTTAAAATTATGAAAAAAACACTCGCCGGATTTTTCACCGGAAGTGCCATTGCAGTTGTCATAATAATAGCGACCAATAGCTATAAACTGTATAAGAATAAGTCTGCAACGATAGATCCTCAACTTAAAGAAATATCGGGTATAGAGTTTGATAAAAATAGAAATCTTTGGGCAATCAACGATGGCGGAGATGATGCGAAGTTATACCAGATTAACAATAAAGGCAGCATTGAAAAAACTATTACCGTAACTAATGCTAAAAATATTGATTGGGAAGATATGACACAAGATGATTTTGGTCACTTCTTTTTAGGCGATTTTGGCAATAATGATAATCTACGAAAATGGTTAACAATTTATAAAATTGAAAATCCTATCGATATTAAAGGTGATGTAACAGAAGCTGAAATTATAAAATTCAAATACCCTGAACATGTTAATTTCCCGCCAAAGCCCAGTGAAATGGAATTTGATGTTGAAGCCTTCGTATTTTATAAAAGACATTTATATCTTTTTACTAAAAATCGCATGGTACCTTTTAATGGCATAACCAACTTGTATAAAATTGGTGATCATGCGGCTAATTATGATGCAAAAAAAATAAGTAAATTTAAAACATGTACGCTGGCAATAAAGCTTTGTTGGATCACTTCCGCTGCATTAAGCCCAAACAAGAAAAGATTAGCGCTGTTAGACTCACAACGCATTTGGTTGTTCGAAAACTGGCAAGGAGATGACTTTTTTTCGGGTGATAAATATCGCATTGATTTAGGCATAGTTACTCAAAAAGAAGCGATTACCTTTGTAGATGAAGAAACCATTATTTTTACCGATGAAGAATTTCATGGTATTGGTAGAAATATTTATGAGATAAATCTGAATAACGTAACGAAGAATAAGCTTTAAATATCAACCAATAGGTTATTGAATAAGCCAATGGCCTATTGGTTGAGTTGATAAATTATATGAGAAAAGTGGCAGACCCCTTTCGACTAATTAACATTTTCCATTGATATAAAACCGTCTTGTCGCTTAACCCTAGCAAGCCAAGCATTAATTGCAGGAAAGCTGGTTAAATCAAAGCCCCCTCATTCGCAACATGCGTGTAAGCAAATAATGATATATCAGCTGTCGAGAGATGATCGCCAATTAAATATTGAGTGCTCTCTAGTTGACGCTCCATAGCTGTTAAGGCTTTGTAGCCCCCATCTTGCTTAGATAGATATTCTTCGCGTCTGTTGTCTGGCAAGCCGAGATACTTTTCTATAAAACGTGCAACTGCAATATAAGGCTCGTGACTATATTGTTCAAAAAATTGCCATTGTTGCACTTGTGCTAATAAGAAAGGATCAGTCGGTAATAATGAACTCCCGTGTGCTAAATAATTAATGATGGCATTGGACTCTACTAAACATCGGCTATCTTCTAACTCTAACAAAGGAATTTTCCCACTTTTACTTTTATTAAGAAAACTTGGGGTATTGTTCTCACCTTTGAGAATATTTATAGGTTGCCATTGGTGTTTAATATCTAATAAAGCACACGTTAGTTGTACCTTATAACAGTTACCTGATTGACTATCGCCATATACCTTCAACAGAATCTCCTAAATTTATAAAAATGTTATGTAAAATAATGCACTAGTTCTATAGTTAACCATATAAATGTCGTTATTTAAAATATTAAGGTCTCCAACATGTTAACACTAAATGGCTTTGTTAAGGGTGAAGTAACTGATTATAAGCAATGGACTGATAATGAATTTTCTATCACGGTTAAGGCCGACATTGGTCCTTACGTAGCTGGCCAATTTACTAAACTAGCCCTTCAAGATGAAAATGGCGAGTGGCTCAGGCGTGCGTATTCTTTCGTTAATTCTCCAAATCATGCGCTTGGTCGAAAATGTATGGAGTTTCTTATTATTGATGTGCCCAATGGAGGCTTAAGTCCAAAACTTGCAAAAGTAAATATAGGTGACGATATTTATGTTGGGGACAAACCTAGCGGTTTCATGACGCTGGCTGAAATCCCTTCAAACGCTACCAATTTATGGTTACTTTCAACAGGCACAGCTATTGGACCTTTTTTATCAATACTAGGAGAAAGTGAAACACAACAAAGGTTTGAAAAAATAATATTAGTGCACGCTGTTAGAACTAAACAAGAACTCGTTTATCAAGCTTTAATCGAAAAGCTCTTGCAACAATATAACGGTAAATTAGTATATTTACCGATTGTTTCTCGCGAGCAACATCCCGGAATAATGTCAGGAAGAATTCCGCAATTATTAAAAGATAGTAGCCTTATGAATGCTGTTAAGATATCACCAAACAAGCAAAATAGTTTTTTCTATTTATGCGGTAACCCAGCGATGGTTCACGACACTAGAGATGTTTTAATTGAGTTAGGATTTGAAAAACATTTAAGACGTTCACCAGGACATTTTAGTTTTGAAAATTACTGGTAGGAATACCATTAATAAGTATTAACAAAGCACTTTATTATTAATTCATTCACTTATTTCTCTACTATTTACTTCAATAAATACACTCAAAAACCAATCAAAAATAAGGTTAGTATCCTGTAAAAAACCATTCAAAATCACCTGTAAATTTATCATTATAATCCCCCTTATTATCTACATCATTTATGCTCCTTGCGTGCTCACTTTTAATGAATTTATAACGATGTATTACCGTTAAAAATCAAATTAAATTTATGCGTTAAGCTTAGATTTATGTCAATTAGAGTGTAAATTAAACATAGATAACAGCCCGATTTTTACACCTTACTTTCTTAATTCTCCTCCGGTAACACCTGATATTTTTATCAACTGTAGTGCTAATAACTCTGCTTAAACACTCGATACAAAAATTTATCTTCTTTTGTTTTTATAAGTGAAGTTTTAATCCCTTGAAATTAATAACACTTATTTCATTGATTTTAGATGTAAGTGAATAGTTACTTCAAATACAGAAAGGGTTACCGGAGTTATCATCTCTTCATTTTGCAGGGTTATCAGGGTTGTTGTTGTGCGAATAAAAGTAACCCCCAGAGTTATTTGCACATTGCAAATAAGGGTTATCAGAGTTAACATGGATTAAATTCGGAATAAGGATTAAATTAATGAAATATCCAGTTATGGTTTTACGTAACAACGAAGAGAATAAATATGTATTATCAGTTGTTGATTTACCGGGATGCCAAGTGAAAGCGTCAACTATGGATGAAGGGTTTTCGCTGTTAAATGAAGCGATGATTTCGCACTTAAAAATTTTAGTTGAGTACGGTGAACAAGTACCACATGCAAAGACAATTGAAGAGCACATGTTGCTGTGTTCAGCTACCTCTCCAATATGGGGTGTGTTAGATTTTGATATCGTTCCTTACATGGGGAAAAGCCATAAAATTAATGTCACGTTACCTGAATTATTGATTAAACAAATTGATGATCGGGTGGCTAAAACATCAGAATATAAAACGCGATCTGGATTTATTGCTATGGCATGTTTAACCGAGTTATCGAATTAATCTGGCAATAAATATATGCTTGTCAGTTTGAAGTTTTGAATAACTTTAAGCGCTACGTTTTAAAGTTAGGTCTTGAAATTAAACTCTTTAATCAGGTGACTGTGCTTAGAATATATATTTAACAATAATGAAAGTTAAAAAGGTGAAAAAATTGTTTATCGAAAATGCAAACTTGTTACTACTAAGCAGCTCTCGTGTCGGGAGTACAGAATATTTACAACATGCTTTAGGAATGATAGGAGAAAAGCTTAATGGCATAACTGAACTTTTATTTGTGCCATACGCTGGTGTAACGCTAAGTTACGATGAATATACCGCTAAGGTGCAATGTGCTTTAAATGAGCAAGGCATTAAAGTAACAGGTATTCATGAATATGATGACCCGATCACCGCTATTAATAACGCACAAGCCATTGCCGTTGGTGGAGGTAATACGTTTCACTTATTACATCAGCTGTATCAAAACAAACTTATTGAGCCTATTCAACAAAAAGTATCTACAGGTATGCCTTATATAGGTTGGAGTGCTGGTTCAAATATTGCCGGACTGACAATTCGTACTACAAATGATATGCCGATTATTGAACCGCAAAGTTTTAATGCACTTCAATTAGTTAACTTTCAGCTTAACCCGCATTATACCGATCATAGCCCTGCTGGTCATAATGGTGAAACACGAGCACAACGTTTAGCTGAGTTTATGGTACTAAACCCCACAACACCAATCGTAGCGATTGTTGAAGGAACAGCATTAGACATTAAGCTAAATACGATGAGATTAATCTCTGGTTTATCAGGCAGTAAATCACTAGCCAATGGTTTTATATTTAAGGCAGGCTGTAAAACAGAGATGACAACAGACGATATTGTAGATGATTTATTATAGAATCGGCGGTTAGTTGAATGATTATAATTATAAATTACTCATGGGCAATGTTTATGAGCACCGTTTATTGAATAATGCTTATTTAACAATACTTAACGAGTAATTTATAATTAATCTGTTAGCGTTATTTTAGCGAGGTAAGTAGTGAAATATCAATATGCTTCGCAGCTTGTCGAATATCTTCGTCAAAAGGTAGCTCTGCTAATTTAGGAATTGGCAAAAGTGCAGTTAATTCACTAATGTTTTCAGCTAAATAAGGCATATCATCAGGGCAATTAGCTATCCAACCCAAACAGGTTAATCCGTCAGATATAATAGCCTGATAGGTTAACATTGCATGGTTTAAGCAGCCCAGTTTCATATTGACGACCAGTATCACATTTTGCTCACTAGTTTGGGCAAATTCAGATAAAAACTTCCCCTGGCCAAGTGGTAATCGCCACCCTCCTGCGCCTTCACAAATCACTACGTCTGCAGCTAAATTAATAACATCTTCATAATTACGCTCAATGTCATTTATGCTTATAGTTTGTTGTAACTTAGACGCGGCTATGTGTGGTGCAATAGGTTGTTCAAAAGCTATCGGGTTAACTTGTGAAATAGTTTGCTGGCAATTAGACTGGTTAAGTAATAACAAGGCATCTTCGTTTACTAGTGTATTATCAATAAGTTCACAGCCTGCAGAAATAGGTTTATATACTGCCACTTTGTTACCTGCTTGAACGAGCGCATGCACTATCGCTTGGGCAGCATAGGTTTTCCCCGCGTCAGTGTCTGTAGCGGTAATAAATAATTTCAACATATCAGTTCGCTTTTAAAAATGAGTTTATGATTCAACAATGATATTTCAGGTGATTTAATCGCTTAATTTAACCACTACACCAGAAAAGGCTTTATATGTTGCAGGATAAATTCCAGATGGCTCTAAAAAACTTTGGTAGCTTTTAGTCATTTTTTGCCACTGATCTTTACCGGCAAGGCCTTTGCCCTGCTTTTTAGGGACATGACTTGCGCCTAAGCTTTTCAATTCACGGGCTAAATGCAGAACATTTTCATATTCTAAAACAATATCTTGCTGCTTAGCATTTAAGAGTTTTCTATTTGTACCATCAAACAAGGGTCTAATTTCACTTTCAGGTATAAAGTCAATCACGTGTTGGTCATTATCTACTTGTGCCCATGCAGATTTTAACTCAATTAACGTACCATCAATCAAGGTACTAAAAACAAAAAGACCGCCGGGTTTTAATACACGCATAACTTCATTGATCACTAAGTCGAGTGGATCGCACCATTGGATCATCAAGTTGGAATAGACTAAATCTACACTGCTATCTTGTAATGGTATTTTATATGCGTCTGCTTCTAGCCAATGAATCGACGAATTACGATTATCTTTGGCGAATTGCAGCATATTTTTTGATATATCTAAGCCAATAACTTGCTGGTACCGACTAGATAAAAGTTCGGTGAAAAATCCAGTACCTGCACCTAAATCTAACGCAGTTAAATCGTTACGATTAGGTAACCATGGCATTAAATGTTTTCCACAATAACGCTGTAATCGCGCAGAAGTGTCATAAGAACTACTAGCTGAGCCAAAAGATCTCGCTATCTTAAAACGGTTAGTCTTTTCAGACATTATGTTATAACCTCATTGATACAATTAGCTAAGTAATTGATATCTTTAATTTCGTGGCTCGAAGTTATGGTTACGCGTAACCTTGAGCTATTGTTTGGAACCGTGGGAGGACGAATTGCACTGAGCCAAATTCCCTTTTCTCGAAGCTTCTGACAAACATTAAGTGTATTAAGTTCATCTCCAATAACAATGGCATGAATTGACGATGAATTTTTGATTAACTGCACACTACTGGATAATTTTGTTGCAAGTAATTGACTCAATTCTGTAATTTTTTCTCGTCGCCAATGGTCGCGTTGAATGATTTCAATGCTTTTTTTAGTTGCCCATGCAAGGGCTGGTGAAATGGCTGTTGAATAAATATAATGCCGTGAAAAATTAACTAAATAGTCAGCAAGCAATTCATTACAAGCGACAAAAGCACCACTGGTTGCAATACTTTTACCGAAAGTCCCCATAATAATGTCAATATCGGCAATGCTGCTACTTCCTTGCCCTTTATTGCCAATAACACCGATACTGTGAGCGTCGTCTAAATATAGTAGTGCATTGTGCTGTTGTGAAAGTTTCGACAAACTTTCTACATCAGCCTGATCGCCATCCATACTAAAAACACCTTCAGAGACGATAACCTTATTTAATTCAATAGCGTCATTATCCGATGATTTTGTATTTTTAGTTAAAAATCGCTGTAATTGTGCCGTATCGTTATGTAAAAAGCGTTTTACTTTTGCCTTGCTTGCTAAAGCGCCATCGATTAAAGAAGCGTGGCTGAGTTTATCTAAATAAAGTTGGCAACTTTCATGCCCTAAAGCGTGCATTAAGGCATTGTTTGCCGAAAATCCGCTAGCGAATAACAAACATTTAGGCTGGTTTAGCCAATCACAAATATCATTCTCCAATGCTTGATGAGCATAAGAGTAGCCAGTAATTAAGCTAGAGCCACTTGCACAGGTGCCAAATCGTTCAGCACCAACGACTAATGCTTGGTTAATATCTTTATGATGATTTAAGCCAAGGTAGTCGTTTGAAGAAAAGTTAAGGTAACTTTTATTGTCAATTTTAACATAGCGGCCATTTTGCTCAGCAACACACTGACGCACACGATAACGTGCGCGCTGTTTTTGTTGTGCAATATCTGCGGATAAAAACTCAAACGCCATACAAATTAATTTACGGCGTTATAAAATAGATCACTGTTTTGCTGATCAACAACAGCGGTTTTAATTTTAGCTTCATCTACTTCTGAACTCGCAATTGTTTCAGTATTAATACCTAAACGATCAAAGAGCATCATGTCTTTGTTAGCTTCAGGATTACCAGTAGTCAATAATTTACAACCGTAAAAAATTGAGTTGGCACCCGCTAAAAAGCACATGGCTTGCATTTGCTCATTCATAGCATCACGCCCTGCAGATAAACGAACATGACTTTTTGGCATCATGATACGTGCAACAGCAATACAGCGAATAAATTCAAAATGATCTAAATCTGCAACGTCAGAAAGCGGCGTTCCTTCAATTTTAACCAACATATTAATCGGTACACTTTCTGGTTGTGGTGAAAGGTTGGCCAGTTGAGCCAATAACGACGCACGGTCTTTACTCTCTTCGCCTAAACCAACAATACCGCCACTACAGACTTTCATACCTGAACTTCGAACATTAGTTAAAGTGTCTAATCGGTCTTGATAAGTACGCGTAGTGATAATTTGATTATAATGCTCAGGCGAAGTATCTAAATTATGATTGTAATAATCTAAACCAGCCCCTTGTAATTCATCAGCTTGGTCGGCAGATAACATGCCTAGTGTCATGCAGGTTTCTAGCCCTAAAGCTTTAACACCTTTAACCATTTCAACTACTGCAGGCATGTCTCTCGCTTTAGGGTTACGCCATCCAGCGCCCATACAAAAACGTGTAGAACCTTGATCTTTAGCTACTTGTGCTGCTTCTAGCACTTTTTGAACTTCCATTAAACGTTCTTTATCAATGTCAGTTTTATAACGAGAGCTTTGAGAGCAATACTTGCAGTCTTCTGGGCAGGCTCCGGTTTTTATTGATAATAAAGTACTTACTTGAACTTCATTTGGATTAAAGTTTGCGCGGTGAATAACTTGGGCTTTAAACATCAAATCATTAAATGGCATTTCAAACAGGGCTTTAACTTCCTCTGCTTGCCAATTATGGCGTACTTCACTGTTACCTTGGTTGCTATTATTAGCGGTCGTATTTGTTGAAGATTCACTTACCGCTGATGTTTGCTGTGTCATAGTTATTCACTCGTTTTGAAATTGCATCTGCCATTATTAACGGGTAGTCTATGCGTCAACCGCAAGATGTCAACTAATTTACCCAACCAAGCCTTACATATGAACAATAAACAAACAGAATTACTCGAATTTGACAAAAACCACGTTTGGCATCCTTACACTTCTATGTCTAAACCTTTGCCTTCATACCTAGTTGAGTCAGCTAACGGTGTACATATTAACCTGGCAAGTGGTGAAAAAGTTGTAGATGGTATGTCATCATGGTGGTCTGTACTGCATGGCTATAATCACCCTGAACTAAATCAGGCCTTAATTGACCAAACCCAAAAATTTGCTCATGTAATGTTTGGCGGTTTAACGCACGAACCTGCCATAACGTTATCAAAAACCTTAATTGAAATTACCCCTGCTGGTTTGAACAAAGTATTTTTAAGTGATAGCGG
The Colwellia sp. Arc7-D genome window above contains:
- a CDS encoding ectonucleotide pyrophosphatase/phosphodiesterase, coding for MYLKISLLVCCLTSSVSFAKTPLVLLSIDGFAQRYISQYQPQTLIKLIEQGTSAKALLPVYPSKTFPNHLSIITGRYPINHGIVHNNFYHRKIDKVYNLGDGKNDTRWLSADPLWHINEMQGNKSAVYFWPESETPINNKTASYYYPYKHFTPNEQRLDQILNWLRLPESERPNFITGYFASVDDAGHEFGENSPQLINAIDELDHLLSSFVKQIEQEFNGQVNLVIVSDHGMTKIDKQHIIDWQHNIVDGVKAINGSTQLYLYSDNDDQLQRSINLFKSNHTDTEQTQYRVYQYPNFPTHWQLNRETDSVPNAIIEASPSYIFNKEDLRVKAETHGYDAKMYRDLDAIFIATGPAFSKNKKIEPFENIHVLPILSRALGLIDVKNIDGNYDIASKIVK
- a CDS encoding phosphoribosyltransferase family protein, which produces MEKRFITAQELLEDSFRVAAKVFEDGFRPQFIVGIWRGGAPIGIAVQEYFDFKKVETDHIAVRTSSYYGINQQSKEIKVHGLHYIIENANADDGLLIVDDVFDSGRSIEALITQMKKLTRNNMPKDVRIACPWYKPTNSKVDLVPDYYVHESKDWLVFPHELSGLTPDEITNGKKDLVNILDLFVEK
- a CDS encoding tetratricopeptide repeat protein, producing the protein MKISLKYSIIVIIVLCLSACQSTQLYQSNSAENLRMQVNEDNQFKGFKLIPIETENDIFALSEEMKLMAKNISLLRDPHTKATQLIKQFFSPENINLAYKSGANVIAAQAFRNKEANCLSLTIMAYAIAKEAKLNVAFQSIDVPEYWVRNGEASMLTGHINLSVLQPKSPNTLLYFDRKNIEIDFDPYVKKKVFPKHQINKNTVVSMFYNNKGATALINGHYLLAYAYLKQAITIDPKFSSAWGNLGILYRLNGLEESAMATYRHAIYLNSNNLTAMENLSKLLHNNGAYEEAKLIDIHIMRKRAVNPYYYALLGDEKFHKGYYQQAINHYKKAIRLNSTIHEFYFGLAKVHYMLDDKVKAQMYIKKAIAKNKVPQLDKQYLVKLNILKQAY
- a CDS encoding ferredoxin--NADP reductase, whose product is MLTLNGFVKGEVTDYKQWTDNEFSITVKADIGPYVAGQFTKLALQDENGEWLRRAYSFVNSPNHALGRKCMEFLIIDVPNGGLSPKLAKVNIGDDIYVGDKPSGFMTLAEIPSNATNLWLLSTGTAIGPFLSILGESETQQRFEKIILVHAVRTKQELVYQALIEKLLQQYNGKLVYLPIVSREQHPGIMSGRIPQLLKDSSLMNAVKISPNKQNSFFYLCGNPAMVHDTRDVLIELGFEKHLRRSPGHFSFENYW
- a CDS encoding type II toxin-antitoxin system HicB family antitoxin, which codes for MKYPVMVLRNNEENKYVLSVVDLPGCQVKASTMDEGFSLLNEAMISHLKILVEYGEQVPHAKTIEEHMLLCSATSPIWGVLDFDIVPYMGKSHKINVTLPELLIKQIDDRVAKTSEYKTRSGFIAMACLTELSN
- the pepE gene encoding dipeptidase PepE, which produces MFIENANLLLLSSSRVGSTEYLQHALGMIGEKLNGITELLFVPYAGVTLSYDEYTAKVQCALNEQGIKVTGIHEYDDPITAINNAQAIAVGGGNTFHLLHQLYQNKLIEPIQQKVSTGMPYIGWSAGSNIAGLTIRTTNDMPIIEPQSFNALQLVNFQLNPHYTDHSPAGHNGETRAQRLAEFMVLNPTTPIVAIVEGTALDIKLNTMRLISGLSGSKSLANGFIFKAGCKTEMTTDDIVDDLL
- the bioD gene encoding dethiobiotin synthase, with the protein product MLKLFITATDTDAGKTYAAQAIVHALVQAGNKVAVYKPISAGCELIDNTLVNEDALLLLNQSNCQQTISQVNPIAFEQPIAPHIAASKLQQTISINDIERNYEDVINLAADVVICEGAGGWRLPLGQGKFLSEFAQTSEQNVILVVNMKLGCLNHAMLTYQAIISDGLTCLGWIANCPDDMPYLAENISELTALLPIPKLAELPFDEDIRQAAKHIDISLLTSLK
- the bioC gene encoding malonyl-ACP O-methyltransferase BioC translates to MSEKTNRFKIARSFGSASSSYDTSARLQRYCGKHLMPWLPNRNDLTALDLGAGTGFFTELLSSRYQQVIGLDISKNMLQFAKDNRNSSIHWLEADAYKIPLQDSSVDLVYSNLMIQWCDPLDLVINEVMRVLKPGGLFVFSTLIDGTLIELKSAWAQVDNDQHVIDFIPESEIRPLFDGTNRKLLNAKQQDIVLEYENVLHLARELKSLGASHVPKKQGKGLAGKDQWQKMTKSYQSFLEPSGIYPATYKAFSGVVVKLSD
- a CDS encoding 8-amino-7-oxononanoate synthase yields the protein MAFEFLSADIAQQKQRARYRVRQCVAEQNGRYVKIDNKSYLNFSSNDYLGLNHHKDINQALVVGAERFGTCASGSSLITGYSYAHQALENDICDWLNQPKCLLFASGFSANNALMHALGHESCQLYLDKLSHASLIDGALASKAKVKRFLHNDTAQLQRFLTKNTKSSDNDAIELNKVIVSEGVFSMDGDQADVESLSKLSQQHNALLYLDDAHSIGVIGNKGQGSSSIADIDIIMGTFGKSIATSGAFVACNELLADYLVNFSRHYIYSTAISPALAWATKKSIEIIQRDHWRREKITELSQLLATKLSSSVQLIKNSSSIHAIVIGDELNTLNVCQKLREKGIWLSAIRPPTVPNNSSRLRVTITSSHEIKDINYLANCINEVIT
- the bioB gene encoding biotin synthase BioB — protein: MTQQTSAVSESSTNTTANNSNQGNSEVRHNWQAEEVKALFEMPFNDLMFKAQVIHRANFNPNEVQVSTLLSIKTGACPEDCKYCSQSSRYKTDIDKERLMEVQKVLEAAQVAKDQGSTRFCMGAGWRNPKARDMPAVVEMVKGVKALGLETCMTLGMLSADQADELQGAGLDYYNHNLDTSPEHYNQIITTRTYQDRLDTLTNVRSSGMKVCSGGIVGLGEESKDRASLLAQLANLSPQPESVPINMLVKIEGTPLSDVADLDHFEFIRCIAVARIMMPKSHVRLSAGRDAMNEQMQAMCFLAGANSIFYGCKLLTTGNPEANKDMMLFDRLGINTETIASSEVDEAKIKTAVVDQQNSDLFYNAVN